The following DNA comes from Pristis pectinata isolate sPriPec2 chromosome 8, sPriPec2.1.pri, whole genome shotgun sequence.
ttccaggaatttggTTGGACAATAATGTGGGAGCAGTAATATATTTTTCCAAGGCAGGATGATGaattggtttgggaggtgctgctggaatAGCCTagatgaataactgcagtgcattttgttagatagtacacactgcagctacaatGCACTCTTGCTGGGGagagtgctgataaatgggatctgtatagatgggtacttgctcagcatagacatggtgggctgaaagaccttctgtgattctatgagagTGACAGTCAAGCTGGCTGCTCCCTCCTGAACGGTGCTGTTGAAACTGCATTCATACAGGCAAGCAGACAATATTCCTTCACAGCCCTGACCTCTgctctgtagatgttggaaaggctcTGGGCAATCACCAGCTGCAGGGTACTCAGCTTTTGACTTGTATTTAGTTTTATGTTCATTCATGGtatgtggacattgctgacatTAAccgtccatccccaattgcccctgaactgaggaggcagttaagactGGACCACATTGGTGAGTTGGAGCTAGACCAGAGAAGGATGGACGATTCTTTTCACTGAAAGGCCTCAGTGAATCAAATAGGATTTTATGACGATCCAATAGTTTAGTTTGTACCATTACTGAGACTTACTTTAATCCAagggatttatttaattatttgaatttaaattctccagttgaAAAAAGGATTCAAATATCAATAGACGAGAACTATGCCTACTCTCCAGTAACTGAACCACTATGCTGCCATATcccatgtggctggtccagtgatgttgatggtggaggattcaGCAATGATAttgccactgaatatcaagggtaggtgtgGTTTGGCTCACTTATTGGTGTCATTACCTGATACTTAAGTGTTTCGAATGTTACTGACCCATTCATAAATGGTATCAAGATTTCTGGTGAGATCAGCTCTCAAGTGAAAAAACATGACCTCAGATCtttgtaacgctattatagcaccagcgacccgggttcaattccgccgctgtctgtaagtagtttgtacgttctccccatgtctgcgtggctttcctccgggtgctctggtttcctcccgcattccaaagatgtatgggttaggaagttgtgggcatgctatgttggcgccggaagcgtggcgacatttgctggctgcctgcagaacattctacgcaaaaaaagatgcatttcgctgtgtgtttcgatgcacatgtgactgatgaagaaatcttatcttagtgcCCAGGCTATGTGCCTGCTCTAGAATTTTTGCCCAATGGTCAATGTGAAATTGAGATGCAGGTACTGAACAAAATTTACAAACAGATTTGCTGCACTGGATTTCAATTTGGAAGGGGTAAAATTAGCTCACTTGATCAAGCTAAATCAGAAGACATCATAGTTGCTTTCATACTGCTATCACTGTTGGTTTTGGCTTCATTGACTTTAAAACAGGAATAGGTTCAGCTCAGAGCTGGTTTGGTTAAGGTCAGAGATGCCTCATTGTAGGGAGTAGTTCCTGCCTCTAGTACACAAACTATTATGTAATATGCTAATACTATCAGCAGTTAATTCTAAGTGTAAATAACAAGTGTAAGCAACCAAAGGAAAAGAGTCAAATATTAATGTTTACTATTATTAGTAAAAGTAATTTTACTCAAAATGCATGTGATTGACAGTttgatgatttttgttttttggaAGTAGGTTTTCTCCTATCTAAAGTAATACACTTCAGAACTACTAACTTGACTCCAAAACTCACTCTTCCTGAACGAGCAAAAAATACAGGCAAACCCCCACtaatgaacgggttctgtttttacaaatgTCCATTAGTCAATTTGGACATTGACTAATGGACatatgtaaaaacagaacccgttttGTCTatttgtaagtcagaaaatatacaaaaatcactcaatatggtaactgtacctccacagtattgcaatgaaaatcatgtaagactgataagaaagaacaattgctaaaagtgaagggaaagagaggaaactagttctgctgttcgtaggaacaaATGTACGTATGTATATCGTACTTTTGAAGTTAATgatatgggagcttgttcatatgtaagGGTCTCCATaggtcaggcattcataacccggggaggGCCTGTATATAGATTTGATACTGTGAAGACTACATGTGTAATATCAGAAGTCTTTCTGGTCTCCAGGTTGATGATAGAGGCAACACTTGAATGGAACATTGTCACTAACCTCTTCATTTTGCATCGTCAATGTAATCGTGTCTCTTACTTCCCAGTAATAGACACCATGAAAAATATATATGAATATAATACATGAATCTCACTGGGCAGGGAGGTCTGGTAACATAGTGATTGTTATGGGATTAGGATTCAGAAGTCTTGACCATTGACCCAGGGAACTTAAAGTTGAATCCCCTCTTGGCAGCTTTGaagtcaagtaattaaataagtatggaatttaaaaacaaaatttgtgtCAGTTATATTGAGCAAGAAACAACTAAATGTTGTTTAAAACACTATCTAATGTCCTTCCAAAAAGGAAATCCACATCCTTGTCTGGTCTATCTGTGACACCAGACCAACCAGTGTGGTTGACTATTAATTACTCTCCTCTTTCAAACTGCAAGTGACCTCAAGCTCCTGTGACTGGATCTTTTTTTGAATGACATACTGTACATGCTACCATGTTTGGCAGTATTGCAGATGTTGTGGTTATGGAAATCAAAACcatacttctcaaaatgcaagCAATGTTTAGTTCCCTCCTACATAAAGAGACAAAGGGaagaaatgattttaaataaaaacattaacatcAGCTGTAAACCTGTGCATGCAGCTGAAGGATTTAAGGTTGTCCATTTGAAACTAACTGTATTTGGAGAGAATGGTATTCCTTGCAGATTGTGGAGTGGTGCATCCACAGACCTTAGAATGTAATGCAACCTAGTGGATTGGTCAATAGCCCACAAAGGAAAAGATATTGGATATCTTTCCAAAGTTATCTTAATGACACATATTTCTTGCTGGTGATCAGTAGTGTCCATGTAGTTTCTCTCTCTTGCCCTCTCTTGCTCCTGTATTTGGCAGGTATTGTCTGATGACAAAAATATTGTACTTATTATCAACTCAATCAAAAAATTGTTTACTGTTCCCTAACCATAACAAATCACTGATTAAGCCTCAGATTTACTGGGATGATATTAGGGATGAGAGAGCTTGGTCTTGTGGAGAGATGGGAGAAAATGTGGTTTTCTTCCTTAGGCAAGAGTTGATAAAGCAAAGGGCTAATATTCAAAATGGTgaggaaatgtgagatacaaCTCAGTCAGCAGAGGGCATTAAAACATTTGAGGAAATAACTAAAGGTGAAAGGAGGTGCTATCTCTTCATAAAGAGAATTCTTATGGGAAGTGCTTTCCTCTTAAGTAAACATCatagaagaaatagaagcaggtgcaGAGTTAAACTGggtggcccattgagtctgctaaATCACAACGATCAAGGCTTATTTGGTCTTGGCCTCAACTGCTCTTTCTTATCTGTTCCCCATGACTTTTGATTATATGCAATGCCCTAGGTGTGATCTCACCTAAGTTCTGTATAGTGTGTAGAGAGAGTTTCTTACTTTTATACCCCATCCCCTTTACAATAAAGATCAATGTATCATTTGTCTTTCAAGTTACTGCTTGCAATGCATGCTAGCCATGTGTTTTAGGAGCATTCTGCAGACACTCTCCAGTTAAAACATTTTCTATTCTttgtaccaaagtggataacctcatattatACTTCATCTGCTCAGTTCAGGCCCATGCATTTTATTATATTCCTTTGCAAATTCTttcttcttcacaacttactttccatcCATCTTTTTAACATCAATGAATTTAGCTGTAATATGTTGCCACAAATATTttggttgaggccccagcactaatccttgtggcACCTGGTCACTTtgtgccaacctgaaaatgactatTAGGTATGCACTTGGGTGTTGTTTGTGGAGTTACAGCGAAAGTAATTAACTGGAGAGCTCTTTACAGGAGTTGGCAAAAGGTACAAAGAACCCAGTAACTTCCTACCGTGTTATTCTAAAATCAGCAACCAAACAGCACTCATTCAAGGCATTTACCAAAATGTAGATATGGATGAGAAGGTCGACTCAAGCCGATTCAGAAAGAAATGTTACTCTTTTTCTATATTCACACTCACTAAAATTGCTTTTGGTTAGGTCTCAGTATTCTAGTTGGAATTCAATTTCtgtgaaaataagaaataggagcagaagtaagtcATTCAGTCCTCTGCTGTTActcaagatcatgcctgatcatCTTCATTTTTCTGCATTGTACACACATTCCCCGATTCCTCCAATAAATGgaaatctattgatttttgttttgaatataaTCAGTGGTTCTCTCAGAGAATTCTAAAGAAGAAAGTTCTCCTTGTCTTAGTCCTAAATGGACGACcccattattttgagactgtgatccgtAGTggtagactcctcagccaggggaaatatcttccCCACATCCACCCCATCAAGATCTCTTAAGTATTTTGTGTATTTCATTCTTCTGGAGAATAGAGGCCAAAGTGTCTCATCATGACAGACTTGCCATCCTAGGAACaaatctgatgaatctttgctgcactcgcTCTATGGCACATATATGCTTCTataggtaaggaaaccaaaactgtacacaatagctCAGGTGCAGCAAGGCCCAATATGATGGTAGTAAAACATCTTCACTCCTGCaaacaaatcctcttgcaataaaggccaacataccatttaccttcctgacTCCCTGCTagacctgcatgttagctttcactGTTTAATGTACAAGGACATCTGGACCTCTCCGAACATCAATaattcccaatctctcaccacatACGTAAATATATACAGCGTATGTATTTTTTCTGcctaacctcacatttttccgtATTATACTCCACCTGTCATGTTGTTGCCCACTTATTTAACTTCTCTGTATTCTCTTGAACTTGTTTCACATCCTCTTCActtctcacattcccacttaATATTGTGGCAAGAGAAAACGTAAGACTGTTATAATTTTGGTCCCCTGAAGTAAATTGTCAATGTAGAAGGGGAATTGTTCCTGCAGTACTCCACAGTCTACCAATCTGAGAAGGACTTGTTCATTTCGTACAAACAAATTAGGAGTAGGAATAAGCCTGCTttttcatttaataagatcatgcctaatctgattataacctcaactctgcattcccatttacccacagtaacctttcacacccATTAATTATGAACACACCTATCTCTgcactaaaaatattcaaaaactgttTCCAGCTCTCTGAGGGAAAGGGCTTTAAGGGTTGATGACAGCTTGAGTGAAAAGTTATGTCTCATCTGTATTAAAAGGGCAAGCCCCgtatttttaaataaacactgattccctccccccccccccccagttctagaTATACCACTCTGTCAAGctccttcatgatcttatatgtttgaatctAATCCCCTCTcaacttctaaactccagtggatacaagacAGGACTGATCAACCTTTGTTTGTAAGACAACTCACCCATTCCATAAATTAAGCTAGCAACCCTTCTTCAAAATGCTTCCAACAAATTAACATACTTCCTTACTCCAGACATGGTCTCATATAACTGAAACACAAACTCATTACTTTTGTATTCATCTCCCTCGCAAAAAATAATAGCATTCTGTCAACTTACCCATATTTGGGAATCATGTATATAgccacccagatccctttgcatctcagagctctacaATTTCTCACCAGTTAGAGAATATGctttttttcctaccaaaatggataatttcacattttcccacattatactttatttgccagatccttgcccacttaCTTAGCCCATCTATATCACCTTCTTCtcaagagtggtgaatctctgaaatgctGTGTCCCAGCGGGTGGTGGaaactggatcattagaagtatttaaagtggaggtggataaatatttgacagatcaGGACATTTCTTTGGTCAGATTGGTAACAATTCCTATTAAATAAACTAATTACATAATGCATTTGCTTAAATGCATATCTGAAACTTACATATCCATTGCAAACCAATGATATTTAGTCACAAGACAAACTTTAGGTAAGAAAGTccaaaatatcttaaatattaGCAGAGAATAAATAGTCCTGTCAGTTCAATCCATAAATTTCAACTGGTATTTGCAAACAAATGCAGAATTCTATTGTGACGGCAGAATGATCCAAATTAGGTACAAATTCAAGCTACAGATATTGCTTAAAGTTGTATTGACATTCCAAATCTGGCACTAATGCAAAACACTTTCCGTTGTCCACTGCTGTATTTCTGAATAAAAATTAGAATCACTGGTATAGAGTGTTGATTGGTGATCATACTTATCTAGTTTGATTCATCAGTGTGTCTCAATCTAGTGCAGTAACAAAGCTTATGCTTATTTAACTCCAGTTTAAGTTTTTATAGAACAACTATTTTGTAGAGGCTAGAATTCTTAATGTTTTAAACTATTGGCCAAAAGTACTGCATGAAGGCGCACACAGCTCACCTAAGTAACCTAGCCAAAGGAAAGTGAGTTTGAGATAGAATTTCTGTGTGACTGGTACCTCTGAGCAGTAGCTGTAAGTATACAGGTCATGTTAATATTCTTGTATTTATTGCACTTTTCAATTGCAGTTCCCACAATCTCAATCACTAGAAGGATAAGGACATCACTACCTACATATTTTCCAAGTCACAAGATCCTGAATTGCAAACACATTTCCGTTCCTCCCTCACTGAGTCTGAAAAAAAACTGGATCTCCAACCAACAGCACTGCAAAGCTTCAAGAATGTGTGTGGCTCACCACTACATTCTCAAGAGCGACTAGGGGTTTACAGTGAATACTGGGTTTGtcaacaatgcccacatccttcATTTGAATAAAGTATTTGTATAGCAAAACATTCAGCATGATTGGCAACTGATCTATTCAGTTGTAAAGTTAGCCCATTGAATACTCTAATACaacaaatgtaatttaaatacattttcctATTTGTAGCATATGATACACAGTCAGCCATCAAGTATTTTGCACCCTGGTTGGGATTTTTGTCAAAAGATTGAAGCACAGGACAAATAATCTTTCCTACTCTGAGCTACCCATGAAGAACAAAATAGAGCTACTGAGTCaatctagaaataaaaacagaaaatgcaatacaaggcagacctttcaatataaaaatggagcaaaaagtggtcaatatttttttaacataTCCTTTATCAAACTGAAAAGGTTAAACTAGTTATTTATTAAATCACCTGCCTTCCCCATCCTCAAGCTACTAGACACCAATGCACTCATCTGACACTACATTATAAAGAGAGTGGAGCACATGAATATAGTCAGAAATTACTGGTCGAAATTCAGAGTAGAGGGCCGTGGAGTATGCAACAGAAAGGGTAAACCTTTTGTTGTGATACACTTTTAAATTTGTTTCTAAGTATAGTGTTTATCAAATATGCAGGCAAAACTACAATTTCCCCACAATGTatagtattttaaaaatataatattgTAAGTACTAGTTCAAGTGTGGTAAATAATGTCACCACCAACACTTTGCAACTTGCCTTAAACAAAAGATTTCACAAAAAAAATCGGATTTTACCAgttacttttattttctattattaATTGTGATCTTTACAATTAATATTTAATCACAGAATCAATGTAAATGacccaagtgattttttttttaaaagttacataGTAATAAGCCATCTTGAAAAATTTTGTAAAATACTCATTTCTGGTACAAAATAGAGATTATGGTACAAAAGTTCCCCAATGAAGTGAAATTTAAATAGAATTTTTTGAAAACATACTGAAAATAAATATAGTCAAGGTTAAATACTAGATCTGATCAATTCAGTAACATCTGTTTCTGCCATCATTACACAGTTACTAACATCACAAGATACCAGATCAATTATTTTCCTTCTTTATCAATTTTAcgtaaaaaaagaaacaaaaaggtaTTCCTGTATTACTCCCAAAACACAGAGTTGCTTATTGGAGTATGGATAGATGCGACATCTCATTGTGCAAGGATTCTTAAAGTAAAACGCTTCTCTGAATacattcaccatttaaaaatgggAAGCATTATTTTATAAAAGTTTTAATAAAACTCATCAAGATCCCGAGAACAAATAATTGTGCTTCTGAACACATTTTAGGAAAACATTCACGCCGATCACAAGTTTCAGCGCTGGACATTAATGTTCGTTGGATCACTTGTTGCTTGTGGCAGCTTTTGCTGTGCGGCCGCCACCCCTCCATTGCAACGAATCACCACGGGTGCAAAGTGCGCTGGGGCGTCCCGGCCAAGGGGACGTGGCTGGTGCTATGGAAATGCCGGGTTCTCAGTCTCTGCTGCGCTGCGTTTTCCACCTACGCCAGTAGCTGGGTTGGAAGAACCTCGGCAGCGAGGCCATCCTGGGGAGCTGGGGCTTGTCTGCCGCCTGGTTCTCCTCCTCCTGCGGGGGCTGGGTTGATGTCCCGGGCAGGGGCTCTTCTCTTTGCCCACCTACCAGCTCCCGGAGTTGACTGGGCACCCCGCTGCCCAGGTAGTGCCAGGCTTTCCTGCCGCCGTAGTCCCGGGCGTCCACGTCGGCGTTGTAGGCGCCGACCAGCAGCTTGATGACCATCTGGTGACCCTGCATGGCCGCCAGGTGCAAGGGGGTGTGACCGCCGCCCCCCGCCCGGCTGTTGAGGTCCAGCCGCAAGCCGCGGCTCTCGGCCAGGCGCACCAGCTCCAGCAGCGCGCCGTGGTCGCCCCGCTTGGCCAGCCAGTGGCCCGCCGTCAGCCCGCTCACCGGGTCCCTCCTGTTGAGGAGATCGGGCTCCCTGTCCAGCAGAGCCGCCAGTCGCCCTAGGTCGCCACCGGCCGCCGCCACCATCCACTGGTGCTCCGCCGAACCCTcgcccacctcctcctcctcctcctccgtctCAGCCTCCGACCGTCTGCCGCCCTGCGCCCCGGCTCCGGTTCCTGCCCCCGAGTCGAGCCGCACACTCCGGCGGGGTCCCGGGCGGCGAAGGGCGGAGGACGAGGAGCCCGTCCGGCGCAGCGCCCGAGCCCCGGTGGCGCTCACCAGCCCGTCTGCCGCCTGCAGGAAGCGACCCAGCAGGTGGGACAGGCGGTTCACGTCCTCCAGCACCTGCCCGTAGCTCGGGCACCGACCGCCGTCCCCGACCGCCGTCCGatctcctccctccttctcctccgCCGGCAACCGAGCGCGCCTCGTCTCGGCGATCTTCTCAAACATGCCCCGTGCTGTCCCGCTCCGAGAGAGAGTCCGGAGACAGTGGGAACCGGGTGATAAACGCGCCTGGTTCGGCCCGGCCCCCCCGTCCCTCACCACGCCCCCGCGGAATTTCCTCCAGCCGGAGCCGCGAAGGAGCGTAGGCAACTCTCTCGCTTCTTTCTGTTTCTCAAACACTGCAGGACTTGGgtttgaggtgaggggagggggggaggtttgAGGGAGATGCGTTTCTTTACACGGAGAGCGGCGGTGTActgcatggcatttataccctgggtaagGTGTCCCTGTAATAATACCCGTGCCTGGAACGGGTAgttgagtatgcagggaatggatggatgcgGATTATGTGCAgacttggtttaatttggcatcgtgtttggcacagacatcatgggttgaagggcctgttccaaacAGGAACGCCCACTGTTCCCGCTTCGGCGAGTGTTATATTAGTTGAACCTTGTTCCCAACTtcaaactccacccctcccccctcactttctttatactggctacctccgctccatctttcattccagatgaagaGCTTCCGCTGGAgttgtcaactgtccacttcccttaacgtgtgtggcaatggtgctatgtaaaaATGAAACGTTAACACTACTGAAAGCATCGACCAAATGACACCAAGAATGTAAAGAGCTTTTCATATTCTgttgtatttatatttttattgtgagtaaagtttatttttgaaattaaaaaataatttccctccacagctgctgccaaaCTCCCCACTTATGGCATTAACATATCTTTAAAATAGCCTCTCGCTCTTTAAAGAGGGACTCGGTCACGAGAGTTTTGTAAAAGCAGAATTGAAAGTTCACTCAGATGCCCCAACCAGGAAATAGCTCTAAAATAAATCTTGTCAGCATCAACAATTATCTATCTTGTATTTTAAGATAAAATCATATCTGCGA
Coding sequences within:
- the sowahd gene encoding ankyrin repeat domain-containing protein SOWAHD, which encodes MFEKIAETRRARLPAEEKEGGDRTAVGDGGRCPSYGQVLEDVNRLSHLLGRFLQAADGLVSATGARALRRTGSSSSALRRPGPRRSVRLDSGAGTGAGAQGGRRSEAETEEEEEEVGEGSAEHQWMVAAAGGDLGRLAALLDREPDLLNRRDPVSGLTAGHWLAKRGDHGALLELVRLAESRGLRLDLNSRAGGGGHTPLHLAAMQGHQMVIKLLVGAYNADVDARDYGGRKAWHYLGSGVPSQLRELVGGQREEPLPGTSTQPPQEEENQAADKPQLPRMASLPRFFQPSYWRRWKTQRSRD